The following proteins come from a genomic window of Lachnoclostridium phytofermentans ISDg:
- a CDS encoding DUF6512 family protein yields MSKSSVTTSKNSPQNWILLGIPILFIIGFFMHYIYEWSGNSLIVGIFAPINESVWEHLKLTFWPMLIWWIAGYIILGKKNNISASQWFTSCTVAELICPLVVLCFYYTYTGALGIESLILDIFSLFLGIAVAQGLALHVYKYARFSQYCLYISVAILILLAVTFTVFTFAPPLFPLFKDSVTGKYGI; encoded by the coding sequence GTGTCCAAATCTTCAGTCACAACTTCAAAAAATTCCCCTCAGAACTGGATTCTTTTAGGCATTCCTATACTCTTCATCATTGGTTTCTTCATGCACTATATTTATGAATGGTCAGGCAACTCGTTAATTGTAGGAATTTTTGCACCAATCAATGAAAGCGTGTGGGAGCATTTAAAATTAACTTTCTGGCCTATGCTCATCTGGTGGATTGCAGGGTATATTATCCTTGGCAAAAAAAATAACATCTCTGCTAGTCAATGGTTTACTTCGTGTACAGTAGCGGAATTGATATGTCCATTGGTAGTTCTGTGCTTTTATTACACCTACACAGGGGCATTGGGAATTGAATCACTTATACTTGATATTTTTTCACTGTTTCTTGGTATTGCTGTAGCTCAAGGCTTGGCACTTCATGTGTACAAATATGCGAGATTCAGTCAATATTGCTTATATATTTCTGTTGCAATACTAATTCTGTTGGCTGTCACATTCACTGTCTTCACCTTTGCTCCACCTCTTTTTCCCTTGTTCAAAGATTCGGTGACTGGGAAATATGGAATCTAA
- the ptsP gene encoding phosphoenolpyruvate--protein phosphotransferase — MQKYTGKSVYGGIAIGKALIFHKKEGQVRRKRIEDVETEILRVDKAREKAKEELQKLYDKAVTQVGEQNAMIFEVHQIMLEDQDYVDSITYKIKNEQINAEYAVASTGDNFAELFSSMDDDYMKERAADVKDISNRLIKILQGKTDSSLMTDEPYILVADDLAPSETLQLDKTKVLAFVTRKGSTNSHTAILARMMNIPALIGVDFDENCDGKDAIVDGYEGIFITEPTEQITNSMNEKQQENLYKKKLQQELKGKESITKDGKKIDIFANIGGVSDVASVLQNDSGGIGLFRSEFLYLGRDTFPSEDEQFQAYKTVLENMAGKKVIIRTLDIGADKQADYFELDKEENPAMGYRAIRICLNQPDIFRTQLRAIYRASIYGNVAIMYPMIISVDEVKKIKEIVQSVKDELTKQGIPFNNVEQGIMIETPAAVMISDLLAKEVDFFSIGTNDLTQYTLAIDRQNPKLDFIYDPHHPAILRMIQMVIENGHKGGCWVGICGELGADLTLIEEFLRMGLDEVSVSPNLVLSVREKVRNTDLRVTNN; from the coding sequence AGTATACTGGAAAAAGTGTATATGGTGGTATTGCCATAGGGAAAGCATTAATTTTCCATAAAAAAGAAGGTCAGGTACGTAGAAAACGTATAGAGGATGTGGAAACGGAGATCTTACGTGTTGATAAAGCAAGAGAAAAGGCAAAGGAAGAACTGCAAAAATTATATGATAAAGCAGTCACTCAAGTTGGTGAGCAGAATGCCATGATTTTTGAGGTTCATCAGATCATGTTAGAAGATCAAGATTACGTGGATTCCATAACTTATAAGATTAAAAATGAGCAAATAAATGCAGAATATGCCGTAGCTTCCACCGGAGATAATTTTGCGGAATTGTTTTCGTCTATGGACGATGATTATATGAAAGAACGGGCTGCTGATGTAAAGGATATTTCTAATCGCCTGATTAAGATTTTACAAGGTAAGACCGATAGTTCGTTAATGACGGACGAACCGTATATTTTGGTGGCAGATGATTTGGCTCCGAGTGAAACATTGCAGCTTGATAAGACGAAAGTACTGGCATTTGTCACTAGAAAGGGCTCTACGAATTCCCATACGGCAATTCTAGCCAGAATGATGAATATTCCAGCTTTAATTGGGGTAGATTTTGATGAGAATTGTGATGGAAAAGATGCAATTGTTGATGGTTATGAAGGTATTTTTATTACGGAGCCTACAGAACAAATTACAAATTCTATGAATGAAAAGCAGCAGGAGAATCTATATAAGAAGAAACTGCAGCAGGAGTTAAAAGGAAAAGAGAGTATTACGAAAGATGGTAAGAAAATCGATATATTTGCTAATATCGGGGGTGTTTCTGATGTAGCCAGTGTACTTCAAAATGATTCTGGAGGAATCGGACTTTTCCGAAGTGAGTTTTTGTATCTAGGTCGAGATACATTTCCGTCAGAGGATGAACAGTTTCAAGCCTATAAAACTGTATTGGAAAATATGGCGGGCAAAAAAGTAATTATTCGTACCTTGGATATAGGGGCAGATAAACAGGCAGATTATTTTGAACTAGATAAGGAAGAAAACCCAGCTATGGGTTACCGGGCGATTCGTATTTGCTTAAATCAGCCTGATATTTTCAGAACACAGCTTCGTGCCATTTATCGTGCAAGCATTTATGGTAATGTCGCTATAATGTATCCTATGATTATATCTGTTGATGAAGTAAAAAAGATTAAAGAAATAGTACAATCGGTAAAAGATGAACTAACGAAGCAGGGAATACCTTTTAATAATGTGGAACAGGGTATTATGATTGAAACACCAGCTGCTGTTATGATAAGTGATTTACTGGCAAAAGAAGTTGATTTCTTTAGTATTGGAACCAATGATTTAACACAATATACTTTAGCAATTGACAGGCAGAATCCTAAACTGGATTTCATTTATGATCCTCATCATCCGGCTATTCTTAGAATGATTCAAATGGTAATTGAGAATGGTCATAAAGGCGGATGTTGGGTAGGAATATGCGGAGAACTTGGTGCGGATCTCACACTCATAGAGGAATTTTTAAGAATGGGCTTAGATGAAGTATCCGTTTCTCCAAACTTAGTTCTTTCTGTGAGAGAAAAAGTTAGAAATACGGACCTAAGGGTAACGAATAATTAA
- a CDS encoding S-layer homology domain-containing protein, producing MLRNRKKEKSIISILIIIGMIFSMVPAPVHAKDFTDTKKHPAKSVISKWSDYGVIPDQKSKFYPDTEITLEDAALFLARLMGYQSKVASSSIKDISKSSQKTAVLKAVYAGIITPKDGYINPKGKLSRQDLAILLGKAFALPASTEKLTFKDTSTISKEALPYVKSAIKNGIMKPYADNTFHPKKAVTRAEFITMIDSIVIKYFNEDGTYSKSVTGTAVINTGNITLKKMQINGNLIIAEGVGSGDVTLDNVEISGQLIVRGGGKNSIHIIGSTKVANIIVDKKEKAPVSLKFSSSYESSSVTVINGELYLYGNMKSLDVKTSKAIHLFNTCMTNLIVTENGSPITIDASSSIKALQVKANDRKINISGEVDRIVVSGNTSDKSNPVITIKNGARINQITLNKKATINNEGSINNLLVNVNNVTVKGSKPNNVTINKKVTIPPVFSDTQTDSTDKDHSSDSGSSSGNENPSDNGNSSGNGNPPDNGNQDNDAPLTVPQNVVVRSESKGNLITWNSVQGATGYNIYKVNSRFSDISSGTCINGATPVTKLSYTDNGKSSDYYIVIAINKKYESNPSDPMSAEKYLFGPNVYIYSPDDDSAKIQAEMDRIFALQEGPAAQFGEGRYAILFKPGTYQDIIPHIGFYTQVSGLGKTPLDTNLSSLLVDAKWLKDSNGNNNATCNFWRSVENINFAGNSQWAVAQAAPMRRINIEGNLRLDDGGWASGGYIADSKISGTISAGGQQQWISRNTYMGNWSGGQWNMVFVGDTGTIPSGQIGSTAGNVTVVAEAPIVSEKPFLYLDSDEYKIFVPSIRKDASGTSWSDGNIGSGTSISVSDCFIAKPSDTADMINAGLTGKKGLIFTPGIYYLNKSINITQENFVVLGLGLATLVPTNANIAIDVSDVPGVKISGIIFDAGSGCSDSMLRIGASKNTNDNSANPIVLSDLFFRVGGDLIGKVNKCIEINSNNVIGDHFWIWRADHGKEVAWDKNVAKNGLVVNGDNVTVYGLFCEHFQEYETLWNGDYGKMFFYQNELPYDVPYQSDWMSKDGTVNGYAAYKVADQVEHHEAWGLGVYDVFIHTLGYVDLHSAIEVPDKDGVKIHNACIVSLGTNDIEKSAGGGISHVVNEAGGGVGHQGATTGGGQYAEGFRQNVAEYCNPLPTPIISVPTGRYDTMQTVSIVCSGADIIKYTLDGSMPSATNGTLYTGPFLIGDSTKSLKLTAVGFKQDKISLSASVIIAVSDDIALFKPTRASSVNGSNYAYNVNDGLTMASNHRWESKQNTSTRYDDQWIEIDLEEIYSISKVELSWYSASSCGFDYKIQISDDRINWTDIQTITGNTATNNNFTYGTAQPSGRYIRVYGTQKNGMYGYSMGAFKVYGKPYVEGKIDPFTIEIAAPRIGQSPATLSPVENSQMTFGEISWSGVAGATFATGDSPVATVIATAKAGNTFDAVNWMDSLNTILITVAEAKEISFVRNPDGTMLTITVSYLMLTEDTPQSVSSVVHSSYATNTELTIQLTGTKEIITGDAINIYTTATGGTPIASFTLIPGNGNIQIVNLPVEPSGNIYATYYHNGSEQSPRVLASGYHPLVKGGIGSGTSQTVGAIIKLSDTPNGGISGLTYQWQKSLDGFSNWEDIPGATADSGFTATNDLAGYFTRRVTFADGITAKGMAASVPGGQIQAMKIAQADLTGYGLAAPTAGNTAPTACSGSSIKFSVDSIEWRGLDSEGKYQDNSIAVARITLSAAAGYTFSNLTASNIAATFTAGSPKIYIIDLPSQFGGNLVFEAVYKLGTPASYSVTVPNSITTNGVVATVTLAQGLNAGIYYVGEPVIATVALNGPATLSGKHTVEITGTFFSVTPLGTYSTTTNGPVSSTSFDTSNFLPAGTNPNGNIKFLYEFDMPSTGIAAGDLTLTHTFSPATNIALKAPAKASSISATNTANTADKAVDGVKASTLGNRWESVNTSDASAPQWIVIDLGDEYNISDLAIYWNSMASRGRFYTIDVCNDLDWNLEGEDLMNSGSWMNAWTVSPNGWNGSSSITSASLLNILSSNSVGGEYNCVATASATPTYGPSNTQGVLGSIRGPKFGTGRYIRMYGCVRGDYTTTSGFSIWEVEVYGTKVN from the coding sequence ATGTTACGAAACAGAAAAAAAGAAAAGTCTATCATTTCAATTCTCATTATTATTGGCATGATATTCTCTATGGTCCCAGCTCCAGTACATGCTAAAGATTTCACGGATACGAAAAAACATCCTGCAAAGTCAGTGATTAGTAAATGGAGTGATTATGGTGTTATTCCTGACCAGAAAAGTAAATTCTACCCAGATACCGAAATTACATTAGAAGATGCAGCATTGTTCTTGGCGCGACTTATGGGATATCAGTCCAAAGTAGCATCCTCTTCCATCAAGGATATCAGCAAAAGCAGTCAAAAGACCGCAGTTCTGAAAGCCGTGTATGCCGGGATCATAACACCAAAGGATGGATATATTAATCCCAAAGGCAAGCTTAGCCGCCAAGATCTTGCAATCCTCCTTGGAAAGGCCTTTGCACTCCCAGCGTCTACTGAGAAGCTAACCTTTAAGGACACTTCAACAATTTCGAAAGAAGCCTTACCTTATGTAAAATCAGCCATCAAAAACGGTATCATGAAGCCGTATGCTGACAATACGTTTCATCCTAAAAAAGCAGTAACTCGTGCTGAATTTATCACTATGATAGATTCAATTGTAATAAAATATTTTAACGAGGACGGAACTTATTCTAAATCAGTAACCGGAACTGCTGTCATTAATACTGGTAACATCACACTTAAGAAGATGCAGATTAATGGTAACCTGATCATCGCGGAAGGCGTTGGTTCCGGTGATGTAACTCTTGATAATGTAGAAATAAGCGGACAATTAATTGTTCGTGGAGGTGGAAAAAATTCAATACATATCATTGGAAGCACGAAAGTTGCAAATATCATCGTAGATAAAAAAGAAAAAGCTCCAGTTTCTTTAAAATTCTCTTCTTCGTATGAAAGTAGTTCCGTAACTGTAATAAATGGAGAACTCTACCTCTACGGTAATATGAAAAGTCTGGATGTGAAAACGAGCAAAGCTATTCATCTATTCAATACCTGTATGACCAACCTAATAGTCACTGAAAATGGGAGCCCTATTACAATAGATGCCTCATCTTCAATCAAAGCTCTCCAAGTGAAAGCCAATGACCGGAAAATTAATATTAGCGGCGAAGTAGATCGTATCGTCGTATCCGGTAACACATCTGATAAAAGTAATCCAGTTATCACCATTAAGAACGGTGCCAGAATCAACCAGATTACTCTCAATAAAAAAGCTACAATTAATAATGAAGGTTCTATTAATAATCTACTCGTAAACGTTAACAATGTAACCGTCAAGGGTTCCAAACCGAATAATGTAACCATAAATAAGAAAGTTACAATTCCACCTGTTTTTTCGGATACTCAGACAGACTCAACTGATAAAGATCACTCCTCTGATTCTGGATCTTCTTCCGGTAATGAGAACCCTTCCGATAACGGAAACTCTTCCGGGAATGGGAACCCTCCCGATAACGGTAATCAAGATAACGATGCTCCCCTTACTGTTCCTCAGAATGTAGTAGTTCGAAGCGAATCCAAAGGTAATCTGATTACATGGAATTCTGTACAAGGTGCAACCGGATACAATATCTATAAGGTTAACAGTCGTTTTTCTGATATAAGCTCCGGAACTTGTATAAACGGGGCAACTCCTGTTACTAAACTAAGTTATACCGATAATGGTAAGTCTAGTGATTACTATATTGTTATTGCAATTAATAAAAAATATGAAAGCAACCCATCGGATCCAATGAGCGCTGAAAAATATTTGTTTGGTCCTAATGTATATATTTACAGCCCTGATGATGACAGCGCTAAAATCCAAGCAGAAATGGATCGTATTTTCGCTCTTCAAGAAGGACCAGCTGCTCAATTCGGCGAGGGCCGTTACGCAATTCTATTTAAACCAGGAACCTATCAAGACATCATTCCTCATATCGGATTTTATACTCAGGTTTCCGGTTTGGGAAAAACTCCTCTCGATACCAATTTGTCCTCTCTTTTAGTTGATGCAAAATGGTTAAAGGATAGCAATGGTAACAATAATGCAACCTGTAATTTCTGGCGTTCCGTAGAAAACATCAATTTTGCAGGCAATTCCCAGTGGGCTGTTGCTCAGGCAGCACCGATGCGCCGTATCAACATTGAAGGCAATCTGCGATTGGACGATGGAGGATGGGCAAGCGGCGGATACATTGCTGACAGCAAAATATCCGGAACCATCTCTGCCGGTGGACAACAGCAGTGGATCTCCAGAAACACTTATATGGGTAATTGGAGCGGTGGTCAATGGAATATGGTGTTTGTAGGTGATACAGGAACCATTCCTAGCGGCCAGATAGGAAGTACCGCAGGTAATGTTACTGTTGTAGCGGAGGCTCCTATTGTAAGTGAAAAACCGTTCCTATATCTGGACAGTGACGAATATAAGATTTTTGTTCCTTCTATCAGAAAAGATGCTAGCGGTACCTCCTGGTCCGATGGAAATATAGGTTCCGGAACATCCATTTCTGTAAGTGACTGCTTCATCGCTAAGCCTTCTGATACTGCAGACATGATAAATGCCGGACTAACAGGTAAGAAGGGGCTTATTTTTACACCCGGTATTTATTATCTTAATAAATCCATAAATATTACTCAAGAAAACTTTGTTGTACTTGGTCTGGGACTAGCGACTCTGGTTCCTACCAACGCCAATATCGCCATTGATGTCTCCGATGTTCCGGGGGTTAAAATATCAGGGATTATCTTTGATGCAGGATCCGGATGCTCTGACAGTATGCTAAGAATTGGTGCTTCAAAGAATACGAATGATAATTCCGCTAATCCGATTGTATTAAGTGATTTATTCTTCCGTGTTGGCGGAGATCTCATCGGAAAAGTAAACAAATGTATTGAAATCAATAGTAATAACGTAATCGGTGACCATTTCTGGATATGGCGAGCTGACCATGGTAAGGAAGTAGCATGGGATAAGAATGTAGCTAAGAACGGACTTGTCGTAAATGGTGATAATGTTACTGTCTACGGGTTGTTCTGTGAACATTTTCAGGAATATGAAACCTTATGGAACGGTGACTATGGTAAAATGTTCTTCTATCAGAACGAGCTCCCTTATGATGTCCCTTATCAATCTGATTGGATGAGTAAGGATGGTACAGTAAATGGATATGCAGCATACAAGGTCGCTGATCAGGTAGAGCATCATGAAGCCTGGGGACTTGGCGTATACGATGTATTTATTCATACACTCGGATATGTAGACCTTCATAGTGCTATCGAAGTACCGGATAAGGATGGAGTTAAAATACACAATGCATGTATTGTATCCTTAGGTACGAATGATATCGAAAAATCTGCTGGTGGCGGCATTTCCCATGTGGTAAATGAAGCAGGCGGCGGAGTAGGACATCAGGGTGCAACCACAGGAGGCGGACAATATGCAGAAGGTTTCCGCCAGAATGTTGCAGAATACTGTAATCCTCTGCCGACCCCGATTATTTCTGTTCCAACCGGTAGATACGATACCATGCAGACCGTATCAATTGTCTGCTCCGGTGCTGATATAATAAAATATACTCTTGATGGAAGCATGCCTTCCGCAACGAATGGTACCCTGTATACAGGTCCATTCCTCATTGGTGATTCAACGAAGTCCTTGAAATTAACTGCTGTTGGTTTTAAACAAGACAAGATTTCACTGTCCGCTTCCGTTATCATTGCAGTAAGCGATGATATAGCACTATTTAAGCCAACCAGAGCTTCTTCCGTTAATGGAAGCAATTATGCTTACAACGTTAATGACGGTCTTACGATGGCATCAAACCACAGATGGGAATCCAAACAAAATACCTCTACAAGATATGATGATCAGTGGATTGAAATAGATCTTGAGGAAATCTACTCCATATCGAAGGTGGAACTAAGCTGGTACAGTGCTTCCTCCTGCGGATTTGACTATAAAATTCAGATATCCGATGACAGAATAAACTGGACAGATATTCAAACAATAACCGGTAATACAGCAACTAATAATAACTTTACTTATGGCACTGCTCAACCATCCGGACGTTATATCAGGGTGTATGGGACGCAAAAAAATGGTATGTACGGATACTCCATGGGAGCCTTTAAAGTATACGGAAAACCATATGTTGAAGGTAAAATTGATCCGTTCACAATTGAGATTGCTGCACCTAGGATCGGCCAGTCTCCCGCTACCCTCTCTCCGGTAGAAAACTCTCAGATGACCTTTGGTGAGATATCCTGGAGTGGCGTAGCAGGTGCTACCTTTGCAACAGGTGATTCACCGGTTGCCACAGTAATTGCTACTGCAAAAGCCGGAAATACCTTTGATGCAGTCAATTGGATGGATTCTCTTAATACCATTTTAATTACCGTAGCAGAAGCAAAAGAAATTTCTTTTGTACGTAACCCGGATGGCACTATGTTAACCATAACGGTATCCTATCTGATGTTGACAGAAGATACACCTCAATCCGTATCCTCTGTAGTACATTCCTCTTATGCAACTAATACGGAGTTGACCATTCAATTAACTGGTACCAAAGAAATTATTACCGGAGATGCTATTAATATATATACGACCGCTACCGGCGGAACGCCGATTGCTTCCTTCACTCTGATACCGGGGAATGGAAATATCCAGATAGTAAACTTACCTGTTGAGCCTTCCGGTAATATCTATGCTACTTATTATCATAACGGAAGTGAACAGTCTCCCCGTGTATTAGCAAGTGGCTATCACCCACTCGTAAAAGGTGGAATTGGAAGCGGAACATCACAAACCGTAGGGGCCATTATTAAATTATCTGATACCCCTAATGGCGGTATCTCCGGTTTAACCTATCAATGGCAAAAGAGCCTGGATGGATTCTCAAACTGGGAAGACATTCCGGGAGCAACAGCAGATTCTGGTTTTACTGCAACAAATGATCTTGCAGGTTATTTTACAAGAAGGGTCACCTTTGCAGATGGAATAACTGCGAAAGGCATGGCAGCTTCGGTTCCTGGAGGTCAAATACAGGCAATGAAAATTGCTCAAGCTGATTTAACAGGTTACGGTCTTGCGGCACCGACAGCCGGTAACACAGCACCAACTGCCTGCTCCGGATCATCAATTAAGTTTTCAGTAGACTCTATTGAGTGGCGCGGGTTAGACAGTGAAGGTAAGTACCAGGATAATTCCATAGCTGTGGCACGAATTACACTTTCCGCAGCTGCCGGATATACCTTCTCCAACCTAACTGCCAGCAACATTGCTGCTACCTTTACTGCCGGCTCACCAAAAATATATATTATTGATCTCCCTAGTCAGTTTGGCGGCAACCTTGTATTTGAAGCAGTATATAAGCTTGGAACTCCTGCATCCTATAGCGTTACCGTTCCGAATAGTATAACTACAAACGGTGTCGTGGCGACAGTTACCTTAGCGCAAGGTCTTAACGCAGGAATATATTATGTGGGAGAACCGGTAATTGCAACCGTAGCATTAAACGGACCGGCAACTCTTTCCGGTAAGCATACCGTTGAAATAACCGGCACTTTCTTCTCTGTTACACCCCTTGGTACCTATTCTACGACAACGAACGGACCGGTATCTTCTACATCCTTTGATACCTCTAATTTCTTGCCAGCAGGTACCAATCCAAATGGAAACATTAAGTTCCTTTATGAATTTGATATGCCTTCCACTGGTATAGCAGCAGGTGACCTAACTCTGACACATACATTTTCACCTGCAACGAATATTGCATTAAAAGCACCTGCAAAGGCTTCCAGCATCAGTGCTACTAATACAGCCAATACAGCTGATAAAGCCGTAGATGGAGTAAAAGCTTCAACGCTTGGAAACCGCTGGGAGTCTGTTAATACTTCCGATGCCTCCGCACCGCAATGGATTGTTATTGATTTGGGAGACGAATATAATATATCCGACCTTGCAATTTATTGGAACAGCATGGCTTCCAGAGGTCGTTTTTATACAATTGATGTATGTAATGACCTTGATTGGAACCTTGAGGGAGAAGATCTCATGAATTCCGGCAGCTGGATGAATGCATGGACAGTTTCTCCTAACGGTTGGAATGGTAGCAGCAGTATCACCTCTGCTTCCCTTCTTAATATTCTTTCCTCTAATTCTGTGGGTGGAGAATATAACTGTGTAGCAACCGCAAGTGCGACTCCTACTTATGGTCCTTCCAACACACAGGGTGTATTAGGTTCTATCAGAGGTCCAAAATTCGGTACAGGACGTTATATTCGTATGTACGGTTGTGTCCGTGGAGATTATACAACCACTTCCGGATTCTCTATCTGGGAAGTTGAAGTATATGGAACCAAAGTAAATTAA